CTTAGCATTAACATAACAGCCCAAGCAAGAGCTACCATTCCAAAAAGAACACAACCAATTCCAGCAACTACTCCTAGGCCACAGCACGAAGTAATACTTACAATCCCAGAAAGCAAAGCTCCAAGGCTTGCTAAAGCTACGACAACAGCCAGAACAACCCTTGCAATGCCAGAAGCTTTGTTTTCAAAAGCAGGAATTGCTTTAGGTGAACAATCAACACTCCCTATACCAGAACAACATTCTTTCAAAAATAACATGAAATTCTCCGAAAATTAAAATTTTTAAAAAACTCGTTTTTAAATTTCTTAAGTAAATCGCTAACAAGTCATGCTTATTCTCGCCTGAAATCTATACAACATAAGCAGAATCAAAAGCACTGTCCCCCAAAATAAACTCCCAACACTCTTAAAACGTAATACACAAAATAATAAGCGGAGGAACCTTAGCATAAGGCTACAAAACAGTAAACAAGAAAAAGTCTACAAAACTTCCTATATTTAAAACCTAAGGAGCTACTGTATTTAGTTTTTTTAAAACTTCGACATATAGCATAGAAGAATGCAATGTTTCTTGAGATACCCCTTGGGATTCTGCTAATTCTCTGGCACGAAGAAAATAATGCAAAGCCTTAGCATAATCGTAGCGTTCGCATAGAATCTTACATAGTTTTAAGTGGAGGACAAGATCCTGGGGAGAATCTTGAACGCACCTTTCAAGAAGAGCCACGCCCTCAGCTATTTTCCCTAAGTGAAAAGCGATAGAAGCTAAACGACGATAACCCTCACAGCACTTTGGAGAGTTTTTCATAGCTTTCTTTAGCTCTTCTCCATATTGAGTGATTTCTTGATACGTCAATCCTGGATCTTGAAACAACAGAGACAAGGTTTTGTCATCAATATTTCCATGTAAATAATCATAGTTCATCGACCCTTGAACTTCTGCTTGGGGACTGTGCTTAAGAAGATGCTTTCCCTCTTTCTTTTTCCCTTGAAGGATTCTCACAAACCCCAGGAGCTCTTTGAGTTCTTCATCCTCAAGATATTTCAAAGCTTTCTCATAGGAAGCTTCTGCCTCAGCATATTTTTGTTTTTGCAAAGCAAAAGATCCCTGATTCATAAAGGTCAACCCAAGAATTTCTTTAGGAGTACGTATGCGTAATTTCTTAGGATCTAAGCTATTATCATAACTCTCTGTAGAAAGGTGCCTCCCTCCTGCGGTTGTTTCAATATTGACCTCTCCTTCAAGATAGCGCAAATAAATATGTCCTGGAGGAGTAACAGCTTCTAAGGGGACTCCCACGCGCTGAGACAAAGCGAAATACAAAGAAGAAACTCCTAAACACACACCAAATTTCCTATCAGCTACAGAAGAAAGAAAAGAAAATTCATCCGAAAACATTTCTTTTTTAGAAGGGTAACGTATACCTTCTTCGTAAAATAGAATCCGATTCATTGCTTCTATTGTCACCTTATGGTACTCTTTAGATCCTAGAGCATAATGCTCCCTATCTAATGCACGCAAACGCTCTACGTGAATCCGCAATGCCAAAATATCAAGGACTCTACCATAATACCGAGCTTTCTCTTCGGCAGCATCTGAAAACTCCGCGAATACCAAAGCTCTGCCAAGATCCTTCTCGGGGTCTATACTAGAGGAAGAGTCTGACAAAGACAAAACCAATCCCTCACAAGAAAGTTTATCTATGACGCTTTGTTCTTCTTCTAAGAGAACTTTATTTTCTTTCTCTAAAATACTCCTAACAAATAAAAGTACTTCGCTCTCCTGTAGAGAAGGAAATAGTTGAAGAAGCCTTTGAAGGCTAAGCTGATCTCGATAGAGATGATAATAAGCGCAGAGGCTTTCTAAATTATAGGGATCAATATTCCAAAACTTCTCTTCTATGTGTTTGTGCTTCTCTCCATTCTTGAAGCTTCCCACCCCATGGAGATCCCCGAAAAGTAACAAACAACAACATAAAGCTCGCTTAAACATCCTATCCGAATCCTACTCGTTATAAGATTCTTATAAAATGAAACTAAGCCCAAAAAGATTAAAAGTCTGTAGAAAAAGGCCTATCCTATATTCTACACAACTTTTTAAATGAGCATCTCTTAAAGTTCTTTATCTAGAATCAAAACAATAACGGAATCCTTGAGATGCTTTCGCTTTTTTAAATAGATTAAAGAACTTCGAGTTAACAAAAGAAAAAGAAGACATAAAAATCCGAGAAGAATATTCTTGTTCAAAATTTTTTATACAAGTAGACAACCCTATTCTTAGATACCTATGGTAGAAAATTTAAATGAAAAGCTTGCCAATATCCTTATTCACTATTCTCTAAATGTACAACCAGAAGATCATGTATGGTTACGAGGAGACATTTCAGGGCTTCCTCTGCTTACTTGTGTGTATCGACAGCTTATCGATATGGGAGCTTTTGTACATAGTGATATTGGCATAAGTTCTTGGGACGAACATCTCGCTCGCTTTGGAAATGAAAAACAGTTGACCTGTCCTCCTATGATAGGGGAGCATCTAGCACAAAACTGCAATAAAAACTTGCAGATTCTCTCTACAACAAATACACAGATGCTACATGGAATCCCTTCTCAAAAGCTGGCTTTACTTAATCAACGTCGTAAAAACATCTTAAAAACGATTTTACAACGCTCTGCCTCTCGTGAGCTTGACTGGACGCTTTCTTTAGCTCCTTGTTCTGCATTTGCTCAAGAGGCACAGATGGGGCTTGAAGCATTCCAGGAGCTTTTTTATAAAGCTTGTTTCTTGGATTCTCCTGATCCCATAGCAAAATGGAAAGAGCTCTCAGAGCAACAAGCAGAGATAATTCGTTTCTTAGAGACAAAAACCCGCCTACACATCAAAACTCCTGATACAGAGCTGTTTGTTCATATTGAAAATATGAAGTGGAAAAACTGTGATGGGAAGCGTAATTTCCCCGATGGAGAAATCTTTACAGGTCCCAATCTCAAAGCGCACTGTGGGGGTGTAAATGGTCGTGCACGTTTTCCTTTTCAAACAATTTTTGCTGGTGTTGTAGTTGAAGATATCCAACTGACTTTTAGAAAGGGTCGTGTAGTGGCCGCTACAGCAAAAACCAATCAAGACTTCCTTCATGCAATGTTAGAGACCGATGAGGGAGCAAGAAATGTTGGGGAGATCGCTATCGGAACGAACAGTGCTTTAAAGCAAATTACAAAAAATATCCTTCTCGATGAAAAGATAGGTAAGACCTTCCATCTTGCTCTAGGAGCAGGATATCCCGAGACAGGAAACACAAATGTTTCTGCTCTACATTGGGATCTTATTGGAGATCTTAGGGAAGGCAGTATGTTTGCTGACGATATCTGCTTCTATTGCGACGGCCAGTTCCTTTTCGATGGTTGGCCGCGTCTTTAGTTCCTTATTTCTCAGCAGGAGGTACCTTTTTAAACAAAACAACATCTTTAGCCATAGAGAGCTCGATAGAGGTATCAGGCTGGATGTCCCCTTTCAAAAGAGCCTTGGATAATAATGTCACGATTTTCTGCTGAATGAGGCGCTTTAAGGGACGAGCACCAAAGGCGCTATCATATCCCTGCTCACTAAGATATAGTACTACAGAGTCGTCCCAAGATAAAGATATGCGTCTTTCAGCAAGTCTTTGCGCAACCCTACGCATCTGAATGCCAACAATTTTTACAATATCTTCAGTAGTTAGAGGAACAAATGGCAGGATCTCATCAATACGATTGATAAACTCAGGGCTAAAGTATTGCCTTAATACAGAGGAAACCACAGAAAGAATCTTCTCCTTAGAGACTGCGCTTCCTTTCTTGGCACAATAATCCGCAAGCTCTTGAGAGCCAATATTCGAAGTCATGATAAATAAAGCATTTTTGCAGTTAACCTTACGTTTCTTACTATCTGTAAGAATCCCTTCGTCAAAAATTTGTAGGAGAATATTAAAAACCTCTTTATCTGCCTTTTCAATCTCATCAAAAAGAACTACAGAATAGGGACGCCTACGTAAAGCTTCTGAGAGACTCCCTCCCTCTTCATACCCTACATATCCTGGAGGAGAGCCAATCAATTTTGATACGGAATGCTTCTCCATATACTCCGTCATATCAAAGCGAATCATTGCCTCTTCTTTATTGAACAGTAGATCTGCAAGAGCTTTTGCTAATTCTGTCTTTCCTACTCCTGTAGGCCCTAAAAATAAAAACACTCCCAAGGGACGCTGTGGATCACTAAGCCCTACTCGAGCTGCACGGATAGAATCACTCACAGCAGAAATTGCAAAGGGCTGCCCTACAACTCGCTCTTCTAAAATCTCTTCTAAAACTAAAAGTTTCTCAGCTTCTCCCTCGAGCATTTTTTGGACAGGGATCCCTGTCCAATTGGCAACAACCTGAGCTATCAATCTCTCGTCTACCTCTTCTTGAAGCAGGCGGTTGTCTCTCTTATTCAATGACTCTTCAGCTTTTTTAATCTCCTCTTCTAAAGCAGGAATTAAACTGTAGCGCAACTCAGCAACGCGATTATAATCCGCAACACGCTCAGCTTCTTCCTCTGCGAACTTCATGTTCTCAAGAGAATTTTTCTTTTCCTTAAGCTTGGATATGAGCTTTTTCTCTTCGTCCCACTGTAAACGCAGGCCTGCAAGCTCTTCCTTAACAGCATCTATAGATTTCTGCATCGCAGCAGCTTCTTCTTGATACGAAGCAGTCTTCTCTCGCTTTATTGCTTCTTGCTTAACGATCAAAGCAGAAAGCTCGCGCTCCTTCTCATCAATAGGGAGAGGCAAACTACCAATTTGCATACGAATCAAACTTGCAGCTTCATCTATTAAATCGATTGCCTTGTCTGGCAAAAAGCGATCCGTAATGTAACGATATGAAAGCAAAACAGCAGCACTTAACGCTCCCTCGGTAATACGTACGCCATGGAAAATTTCATACTTTTCTCGTAATCCTCGCAATATAAACACTGCATCTTCTAGGGAGGGCTCTGTAACAAAAACAGGCTGAAAACGCCTCTCTAAAGCAGCGTCTTTCTCTATATACTTCTGGTATTCATTTAGCGTTGTTGCTCCTATGCAATGTAGAGAACCTCGAGCTAATGCTGGCTTTAGCAAATTTGCCGCATCCATTGCGCCATCTGTAGCTCCTGCCCCAACTAATGTATGCACCTCATCAATAAACAAGATGCTCTCTCCCTCTCCAGATTCAATATCTTTCAAGACACTTTTCAACCGCTCTTCAAACTCCCCGCGATACTTGGCCCCGGCAATCAAAGCTCCCATATCCAAAACGTAAAGCTGCTTCTCCTTTAAAGACTCAGGGACATCCCCCTGAACTATACGCAAGGCAAGCCCCTCTGCAATCGCAGTTTTCCCTACACCAGGCTCCCCTATAAGCATAGGGTTATTCTTCGTCCTTCGGGACAATACTTGAATTGTTCTACGGATCTCCTCATCGCGACCAATGACCGGATCTAACTTCCCCTCGCGAGCAATCGCTGTAAGGTTTTTACAATACTTTTCTAACCCTTTTAAATTGGTTTCTGCACTAGGAGAATCCATACGATGTCCTTGCCTTATTTTTGTAATGAGTTGCTTAAGATCAGCTAGGGAAGTCTTTGTAGTCTTTGTCCACGAAGCAAATGGTTCCTTATTGGACTTCCAAAATGCCAATAATAGATGGTCTCCAGAGAGATACTCATCTCCTAACTCCCTAGCTTGATTTTTTGCTTCCATAAGAAGATTTTGTAGTCCTGGGGAAGGCTTAGGAACAGCATTACCATCAACAACGGTAGGTTCTCGGGAAAGCACATCCTCAACAGCGGCACTTAATAAGCTCGCATTCGCATGAATATCCTTAATAATTAAATAAAATAAGGATTCCGTATTTTCTAACAGAAACTTCAGTAGATGATTTTCTGTAACATAGACATGATGCTGAGATTGCGCATATTCCAAAGCCTTTTCTAAAGCTTCTCTAACGGCATCAGAAATTTTATCCATAAATCAAATCCCCCAACCAGTCTCAGAAAACAAGTCTTTCATTACATAGAAGAAACAAAAAAGCTACCTATTTTTCTTGAGAAGCCTCTAAAGATTGCGCTTCCAAGTGTTTCTGACGACGCTTCCATTTTTGGCTATACTGATACAATAGCCCATAATTTCTCACAGTAAATGCTACGTCATGACATTCATTTAAAAATTTATCGATCTTCTCTATGCGAGAAGCATTTAAACACTCAGAAAAACGACTAGCACAATTTTCTATAGATTCTGCAGCACGCTGAACATGAGACATCACAGGAAGCTCCTTATGCGCACCTAACACATGGGAAATTTTCAAAGAGACCTCATGCACCTCATCTTTTAGAGCAGAGACAGCCTTATCAGCCTTATCTAAACAGTGCATGAGCTTATCCAACGGATCAATGTTTTGTCCAAAGACAATATCCTGAGAGGAAATTCTCTCGCTATCTTTCCGAGACTTGCTCGGAAAAATATTCACAATAGGCTCCCCTATGAGCTTCGGAGAATACATTGCAATGACGTCTCCCTTATATATAGGAATGTTTGAATCTATTTTCAAAACTAGCTTATAGCAACATAATTGCCCCTTAGGATCCTCTTTCTCTTCATCAATAATATTATGTATCGCCGCTACAGATCCTATAACACGCCCTGCAAAACACACGTTCATACCGCGCTCTGCTCCTCCAGCAACAGGGAAAGCTACATGGATCTCTTGTTTGCCATCTCCATGAGCTTTGGGGAAAAATACCGTTATGGCTAAAAAGCCCAAAACCCCCGCACACATCAACCACCCTAAAAACAACGGTTTGCGATCTTTTTTCAACACTGTGTTCTCCTTAAAAATTCTAGGTTGACGTTAAGCAAAAGAACTGACGCACTAAAGGGTCTTCTGTTTGTAAGAACTCCTGTTTTGAATACACCTTCGATATGGTTCCTTGATGATGAATAGCTATACTATCCGCAAGAGTCAAAGCTAAAGAAAGATCATGTGTTACAATCACTCCTCCCCTGCCCTGCTCATTTCGTAATTTTCCAATAATTTCTGTAATTTCACGACTCGTCATAGGATCCAGACCCGCTGTAGGTTCATCATAAAGCACCAACTTCGGAGAATAGATTAACGAACGCGCTAACGCGACTCTCTTAATCATGCCCCCAGAAAGCTTGCTTGGGGAAAACTCTGCAGCATACACAAGTCCTACATCTTGCAAAGCCTGAAATACCTTATCTTCGATTTCTTCATCGGAAAGCTTCTTTGACAACTCATTATATACGCGCAAACCAAAAGCAACGTTCTCTCTCACAGTGAGAAAATCAAACAACGCGCCTCCCTGAAATACCATTCCTATCATTAAAGGCTTAAGCTTCCCTTTATGAAGGAACTCCTTAGCATAGTGAATCTTACCAGAATCAGGACTTTCTAATCCCATAAGCTGGCGTAAAAGCACACTTTTCCCTGTTCCAGACTTTCCAAGAATCACCAAAATCTCATCAGGAAAAATTTTTAAAGACACCCCTTGTAAAACTGCATACCTAGATCCATCGTCATCCAGATAACTCTTATAAATATTCTCTACATGAATCCAAGGGGTCTTCATATCTTAAAAAAAACAATGAAAGATTGTCGTAATCACACAATTAATAAAAATAATCGATACATAGGAAATCACTACTCCCTCTGTGGTGACTTCAGTTACTCCCGTAATCCTTCGGTAGCGTCCCAACCCCTGATAACAGGCTAATGAAGTAATAAAAAAACCAAAGATCAAAGATTTCACAATTACCATGAACACGTCAAACGGCAAGATGTGTCCAGCAACCATATACCAATACTCCTGAGAGGGGATCTGAAAAGCATAACGACAGATCATGTATCCCGAAAAAATTCCCGACCATACGGCTATAATGACCAGCGCTGGCATCGTAATGATCCCTGCAATGATCCTAGGCAAAGCAAAATATTCTAAAGGATTTACCCCCAGAGAAGACATCGCACTAATTTGCTCTGTCATTCTTAACGTCCCTAAAAACGCTGCAATCGCCCCTCCAACTCTTCCAGAAAGTGCCAAAGCCGTAAGAACAGGGCCGATCTCTACCAAAATGCTCTTCACCACAAAAAACCCTATAGCACAAGAAAGACCATATACCCCTAATTGGTAATAGGACTGCAATGCAAGAACCACCCCAGTAATCACACCAGTAAGAATCACAACAGGCAATGAGCTTACACCAATAGCATAACCCTGTACACAGACAGCATGAAATAGACACTTCTTAAATGAAAAACTCTTGACAACCGCAAAGTTAAAGCCAAGCCAACGACTCAAACCTATAGGGAAAAGAAAAAGAGCTCTGCAAAAATTTTTCTTTACCTTCATAAAGAGAGTGATAAAACATTTACGAATTTTTTTTTGCAAATACTTTTATGAGGCTATCTATAATAACATTTCTTGCATAAGTAAGATTCTCTTCCGTATGTGCAGAAGAAAGAAAGCTCGCCTCTAAAGGAGACGGAGAGAGATACACCCCATCACGAAAAGCCAAACGATAAAATTCTTGAAACGCTAAAAGATCTACACGACGAGCTTCGTCTATATTTTTAGGGATATGCCGAGTGAAGAAAAGAGAAAACATAGATCCTTGTCGAGATAAAGACACAGGGAAGTCTCGAGAAACAATTGCTTCTTCTATAGGCTGATAGAAAAAGGTCTCTATCTCTTTAAGTCGTGAATAAAACCCCTCCTCTTGACACAGCTCCAAAGAACGCTTTCCCGCAGCCATGGATAAAGAGTTCCCAGAAAACGTCCCTGCTTGAAATACCTTCCCTTCAGGCATAAGGTGATCTAGTATCTCCCTAGGTGCAACAATCGCAGCTACAGGAGCTCCTCCTCCTAAAATCTTTCCATAAATAGCAATGTCAGGATGTAGATGAAAGACCTCGCGCGCTCCCCTAAGAGCCAAACGAAATCCCGTTACAACTTCATCCATAATTATTAGGCTTTGATAAAAGCGACATGTCGTAATAACTCCCTCTAGAAATCCAGAAAGAGGAGAAATGACCCCCATATTTGCACAT
This genomic stretch from Chlamydia pecorum E58 harbors:
- a CDS encoding MCE family protein; translation: MLKKDRKPLFLGWLMCAGVLGFLAITVFFPKAHGDGKQEIHVAFPVAGGAERGMNVCFAGRVIGSVAAIHNIIDEEKEDPKGQLCCYKLVLKIDSNIPIYKGDVIAMYSPKLIGEPIVNIFPSKSRKDSERISSQDIVFGQNIDPLDKLMHCLDKADKAVSALKDEVHEVSLKISHVLGAHKELPVMSHVQRAAESIENCASRFSECLNASRIEKIDKFLNECHDVAFTVRNYGLLYQYSQKWKRRQKHLEAQSLEASQEK
- a CDS encoding MlaE family ABC transporter permease; amino-acid sequence: MKVKKNFCRALFLFPIGLSRWLGFNFAVVKSFSFKKCLFHAVCVQGYAIGVSSLPVVILTGVITGVVLALQSYYQLGVYGLSCAIGFFVVKSILVEIGPVLTALALSGRVGGAIAAFLGTLRMTEQISAMSSLGVNPLEYFALPRIIAGIITMPALVIIAVWSGIFSGYMICRYAFQIPSQEYWYMVAGHILPFDVFMVIVKSLIFGFFITSLACYQGLGRYRRITGVTEVTTEGVVISYVSIIFINCVITTIFHCFF
- a CDS encoding ABC transporter ATP-binding protein → MKTPWIHVENIYKSYLDDDGSRYAVLQGVSLKIFPDEILVILGKSGTGKSVLLRQLMGLESPDSGKIHYAKEFLHKGKLKPLMIGMVFQGGALFDFLTVRENVAFGLRVYNELSKKLSDEEIEDKVFQALQDVGLVYAAEFSPSKLSGGMIKRVALARSLIYSPKLVLYDEPTAGLDPMTSREITEIIGKLRNEQGRGGVIVTHDLSLALTLADSIAIHHQGTISKVYSKQEFLQTEDPLVRQFFCLTST
- a CDS encoding ATP-dependent Clp protease ATP-binding subunit codes for the protein MDKISDAVREALEKALEYAQSQHHVYVTENHLLKFLLENTESLFYLIIKDIHANASLLSAAVEDVLSREPTVVDGNAVPKPSPGLQNLLMEAKNQARELGDEYLSGDHLLLAFWKSNKEPFASWTKTTKTSLADLKQLITKIRQGHRMDSPSAETNLKGLEKYCKNLTAIAREGKLDPVIGRDEEIRRTIQVLSRRTKNNPMLIGEPGVGKTAIAEGLALRIVQGDVPESLKEKQLYVLDMGALIAGAKYRGEFEERLKSVLKDIESGEGESILFIDEVHTLVGAGATDGAMDAANLLKPALARGSLHCIGATTLNEYQKYIEKDAALERRFQPVFVTEPSLEDAVFILRGLREKYEIFHGVRITEGALSAAVLLSYRYITDRFLPDKAIDLIDEAASLIRMQIGSLPLPIDEKERELSALIVKQEAIKREKTASYQEEAAAMQKSIDAVKEELAGLRLQWDEEKKLISKLKEKKNSLENMKFAEEEAERVADYNRVAELRYSLIPALEEEIKKAEESLNKRDNRLLQEEVDERLIAQVVANWTGIPVQKMLEGEAEKLLVLEEILEERVVGQPFAISAVSDSIRAARVGLSDPQRPLGVFLFLGPTGVGKTELAKALADLLFNKEEAMIRFDMTEYMEKHSVSKLIGSPPGYVGYEEGGSLSEALRRRPYSVVLFDEIEKADKEVFNILLQIFDEGILTDSKKRKVNCKNALFIMTSNIGSQELADYCAKKGSAVSKEKILSVVSSVLRQYFSPEFINRIDEILPFVPLTTEDIVKIVGIQMRRVAQRLAERRISLSWDDSVVLYLSEQGYDSAFGARPLKRLIQQKIVTLLSKALLKGDIQPDTSIELSMAKDVVLFKKVPPAEK
- a CDS encoding aminopeptidase, encoding MVENLNEKLANILIHYSLNVQPEDHVWLRGDISGLPLLTCVYRQLIDMGAFVHSDIGISSWDEHLARFGNEKQLTCPPMIGEHLAQNCNKNLQILSTTNTQMLHGIPSQKLALLNQRRKNILKTILQRSASRELDWTLSLAPCSAFAQEAQMGLEAFQELFYKACFLDSPDPIAKWKELSEQQAEIIRFLETKTRLHIKTPDTELFVHIENMKWKNCDGKRNFPDGEIFTGPNLKAHCGGVNGRARFPFQTIFAGVVVEDIQLTFRKGRVVAATAKTNQDFLHAMLETDEGARNVGEIAIGTNSALKQITKNILLDEKIGKTFHLALGAGYPETGNTNVSALHWDLIGDLREGSMFADDICFYCDGQFLFDGWPRL
- the hemL gene encoding glutamate-1-semialdehyde 2,1-aminomutase; translated protein: MSDISVAYSEACQVFPGGVNSPVRACRSIGICPPIVVSAQCDIFIDSKGREFVDFCGSWGALIHGHGHPEITSAISMAASQGASYGLTSFMEISFAKALLNSLGLQGHKVRFVSTGTEAAMTAVRLARSITQRTVILKFSGGYHGHADAFLYEREVSHETLDSLRDLDFSSSMVLALPYNDLELFQSVMACIGEYVAGVIFEPVCANMGVISPLSGFLEGVITTCRFYQSLIIMDEVVTGFRLALRGAREVFHLHPDIAIYGKILGGGAPVAAIVAPREILDHLMPEGKVFQAGTFSGNSLSMAAGKRSLELCQEEGFYSRLKEIETFFYQPIEEAIVSRDFPVSLSRQGSMFSLFFTRHIPKNIDEARRVDLLAFQEFYRLAFRDGVYLSPSPLEASFLSSAHTEENLTYARNVIIDSLIKVFAKKNS
- a CDS encoding transglutaminase family protein; the protein is MFKRALCCCLLLFGDLHGVGSFKNGEKHKHIEEKFWNIDPYNLESLCAYYHLYRDQLSLQRLLQLFPSLQESEVLLFVRSILEKENKVLLEEEQSVIDKLSCEGLVLSLSDSSSSIDPEKDLGRALVFAEFSDAAEEKARYYGRVLDILALRIHVERLRALDREHYALGSKEYHKVTIEAMNRILFYEEGIRYPSKKEMFSDEFSFLSSVADRKFGVCLGVSSLYFALSQRVGVPLEAVTPPGHIYLRYLEGEVNIETTAGGRHLSTESYDNSLDPKKLRIRTPKEILGLTFMNQGSFALQKQKYAEAEASYEKALKYLEDEELKELLGFVRILQGKKKEGKHLLKHSPQAEVQGSMNYDYLHGNIDDKTLSLLFQDPGLTYQEITQYGEELKKAMKNSPKCCEGYRRLASIAFHLGKIAEGVALLERCVQDSPQDLVLHLKLCKILCERYDYAKALHYFLRARELAESQGVSQETLHSSMLYVEVLKKLNTVAP